A single genomic interval of Eptesicus fuscus isolate TK198812 chromosome 10, DD_ASM_mEF_20220401, whole genome shotgun sequence harbors:
- the C10H6orf163 gene encoding uncharacterized protein C6orf163 homolog — protein sequence MIRNSNYTSFVCCAVCNKIIPPAPFGDIFKKIHEYKPFKTRFYTHKDILDIGADLLYKEELFQEAVLQERIALAEAGLWAQADERQKQAVEKALEEANDKHNINIQILEEEHQKKIQDVTSQTKLEMHQNIEDELRRENLAAEQRMVHRIQRIMMECHKEKTEAVAKARAEERQLAQEAILAQKRKVMEEFMSAGMTVVKDQRKSVSKLVKEKEHEMNIYYCMAQRQKQEEVQEVLQEAEKAHQATLGNVMDKLVNTQDELVSVAQQLGIMTNWKDFLEEELQETRMAFQKYINFTFPKLAPGDADFILPERKKTPSNLIIPRETARK from the exons ATGATCAGAAATTCAAATTACACCAGTTTCGTTTGCTGTGCtgtttgtaataaaataattccacCAGCTCCTTTCGGGGACATCTTCAAAAAGATCCATGAATACAAGCCATTTAAGACACGCTTTTACACTCACAAAGATATCCTGG ATATCGGGGCAGATCTTTTGTATAAAGAAGAACTATTTCAAGAGGCTGTACTCCAAGAACGTATTGCACTAGCAGAAGCTGGTTTGTGGGCTCAG GCCGATGAACGCCAAAAGCAAGCAGTGGAGAAAGCACTTGAAGAAGCAAATGACAAACATAACATCAACATTCAGATTCTGGAAGAGGAACAtcaaaaaaaaatacag GATGTAACATCTCAAACCAAGTTAGAGATGCATCAAAACATAGAAGACGAACTAAGGAGAGAAAACTTGGCCGCAGAACAGCGCATGGTCCATAGAATCCAAAGGATCATGATGGAGTGCCACAAGGAGAAGACCGAGGCCGTGGCGAAGGCCAGGGCCGAAGAGAGGCAGCTGGCCCAGGAAGCCATTCTGGCCCAGAAAAG GAAGGTCATGGAGGAATTTATGAGTGCTGGTATGACCGTTGTTAAGGATCAGAGGAAGAGTGTGAGCAAGttggtaaaggaaaaagaacaTGAAATGAACATCTACTATTGCATGGCTCAGAGGCAGAAGCAGGAAGAAGTCCAGGAAGTGCTTCAAGAAGCAGAGAAAGCCCATCAGGCCACACTTGGAAACGTGATGGACAAACTGGTTAACACTCAGGACGAGCTGGTGTCGGTAGCACAACAACTGGGAATTATGACAAATTGGAAAGATTTCTTGGAGGAGGAATTACAAGAAACGAGAATGGCATTTCAAAAATACATCAATTTTACATTTCCTAAACTTGCACCCGGAGATGCAGATTTTATtcttccagaaagaaagaaaacaccttCCAATCTTATTATTCCGAGGGAAACAGCTCGTAAGTAG